AGGCCCTCAGATGAGGCTGCTGTAGTCAcagctcctccccagcccctgcccacaccCCCAAGCAGACAGAAAAATAGTTTGGCCAAGAGATAACAATGCCCTCGCTGCAGCTAATGAGAGCAGACGGTACTGTAGAGGGAGGCTGCAGGCCAGTGGGCGGCCAGAATGTTCCCAGGGGACCCCCCAAGCACACGTACAGGGCTGCAGCTCCTACACCACAGACGTGGCTACACCCCCGGGTTGCAAACATGCACACGCACAAGCGCCCACACTCTCAGGAAGGGCCGGACCCTCCCCGGCCAGCCCCAGAACTCCCTGTCACAGCTGCCCTGCCCGGTACCACCCACGCCAGCTCCTTTGCTCCTCAAAGTGGCAGGTGACAATCCTGATTCTTAggcaagggaagggagggaaggaaatttGACGAGGTCAGAAGCCTGCAGTCCTCAGATAAGAACCGTGAGCCCCAAAGGTATGCCAGCCTCCGTTCCAGGCACCTGGGACCCTTCAGGGTCCACACCGTCCAACATGGCCTCTCTAAGCAGCCTGACCCCAAGCCCACTTCTTTCCCACCACACCACGCTCCCTTCCATGGAGACTGGGCCCTCACCTCAGTTTCCTCGCGGCTAGTGTGACAACGATCTTTACCCAGCTCTCAGGGTGAGGGTAAGTGTTAAGGATCAGgttgtaaagtgcctggcacagagcagacacaCAGAAGGTGACAGTGGTGAAGATAGTGGCTGGGGTTGGTGCTCCTGGAactctttatttattattgtattgttATTACCATATCATCATGTACAGAGCAAAGGCATGGGTGGGAAAGCCTGAGATCTGCAGAGGGGACGCCCTTTCAGAAAGACACGGGGGATGAGGTGGGAAAGTGAGTCAGGAGGAATATTTGGGGCTTTAATCTTAAAGCGCCTGCTGGGCCTGGCGCAGGGCAGGAAGATGGACCCAAAGAGTATCCACGGTGGACTaggcccagcccagggctgggctcCTCAAGAAGATggggtctctgccctcagggagcctgGATACTTCCAGAATCAGACGGAAGATGGAAATAATAATGTTGAGTAGCTCACGCAGTTATTGCACGCTCActgtctgccaggcactgttctgagcccGCCTCctgattttttggtttttgcccacattcactcattcagtctCCACTTCAGCCCTGTGGGGTGGGTGCCGTCATCATCCCCGTCCAGCACGTGGAGACAGTGGGGCCTGGAGAGATGGGGTGACGTGCCAAGGGACACATAGCAGGAaactggcagagctgggagccCAACGCAGCAGTGTGTCTCCAGGAGGCTCACGCACTGAACCACTGTGTCCCACCCCCTTCCATGTGGTCGCTTGTGTCCAGCGGGCTGAACTGAGCACCGCTCCCCATCCAGGACCCGGTGTCTCAAGTTTGTCTCCTTTGTCCTTCCAGGTGGATCTCCCCATCCCTCTGGGAGACTCACACCCTGGAGACATCCCAGGAAGCCCTCCCGAGAGGTAGCGGGACCCAAGGGCCTGGGGGCGGACTTGGGGGCAGAGAAAAAGTCCAGCACTATCGCCCTGCCTTCCTTTCCCCCCAGCAGGCCCTCAGAGCCGGAGCTGCAGCAAGCCCTGGTGCCGGTGGTGAAGGAGCTGGTCCCAGTCAGGAGGCCAGTCTGGGGCCACCTCTGCCTGCGCCCCCTGCACCCCCAGCAGCTCAGGTGCACCCCAAGGCGTCTCCAGAGGGAGGGTGATGGTCCGACATCAGGGCACTGCCGGGATACCCTGGGCTCCCCTGGGGCCCCCAAGCACTGTGCTGCCTCCCCACAGAGTCACTCGGCACCCGCTGATCCCGGCGCCGGTCCTgggcctgctgctgctgctgctgctgctgctgctctcgGTCCGGCTGCTGGGCCAGTCCCCGCCCCCCGCCTGGCCCCACCTCCAGCTCTGCTACCTCCAGCCGCCTCCGGTGTGAGGCACGCTTCCCACCGCCTCAGAGCGGCGTCTAGTTCAGTGACTTACCTGGGGCTCTTTTTACTGCTAATCCCGTGGGTGTGCCACTGTGATTCGGGATTATCCCATTGCGGGGACCCCGGATACAGTGCTCCAGGGTCCACAGCCCTGTATTGGGTTTTTATGTGAAGTCTCTTGGTTTTTTAACATTGGCAACTACATTTCTTAACAATAGCAAAACACAGCCAATAATGGATTAAGCACTAGGGGTTATACTTCCCTCACAAAACAAGTCTGGAGGAGGGCAGTTGAGGACCCACAGCTCAGTCTCCATAGCGCCGGGACCAGCGTGCTGTGATTCTGTGTGACTCTCTTGGCCCTTCCCCTGTGCTCAGGAGATGGCAGGTGTTGTAGCTTCATACATCATATCTGCAGGGAGAAGGGGACacatctcttcctttttataaagaaaagcaatagCCTTCCCAAAGCCAGCAGCAGACTCTGTCTCGTCGGCCAGAACTGTTTGGCATGACCACCCCTAGCTGCAAGGGCAACTCGGAGAGCAAGCATCTCTCCCGGCAGAAAGAGGGAGAACAAGATGTGGGccaggcacacacacagatgtCACCAACGGCCAGCAGGAAAGGGTGtaccatttgttcattcagcaaacacttagTGATCATCTACTTGCCACGGCTAGACCTTAGAAGACGGAAAAATAGACCCTCCAATGCCAGGCTGAGGAGCACTGATTTTTCTCCTGAGGCTGATGGGAGTTTGGGGGACATTTAATTACTTGTTTTTGGTTATTTACTTTGTAATTGAGGTATAACATACATACAATGATAAATGGACAAATCTCAAGTATCAGCTGGATAAATTATTGCACATGTAAACATCCATGAAACCAAATCCCaggtcaagatatagaacagtttCAGCACTGCAGAGGCTTCCTTGGGAGAGCTTTGAGCAAGGCAGGACAGTGATAGAGGTAGCTACAGGCTCTGTGAGAGCTCAGGAAAAGCACCTAACCCAGCCTGGGAGGTTAGAGATTTCTTCCCAAATAGGTGACATCTGCATTTAGTCTTGAAAGATGGGTAAGGTTGGTTATAGTAAacaggggcgggggagggtgtCCCAGGCAGAGGAAAAAAGTGTGTGAAGACCAGGTGGTTGGAAAGCACCTCTGTGTGTAGAAAGCCATAGGCAGCACCATGTtgcttggattaaaaaaaaaaaaaaaaaaaaagccagggaaGGATTTGAGGCTTTAGAGTTGTGAGAAAAAAGATACGTAGACAAGAGCCCATTAAGGGTTTTGAACACCAGCTTGAACTCTACTGTCAAGTGCCCAAGAAAGGGCTGTGATCAGGGAAGGGACAGAATCAACTCTGGGTGGGAAAGAGACCTTCTGAGCCTGTATAGAGGATGAATAATAATGGAGTGAGGCtggaggcaggaggtggggagaaggctGGGGCCATGGTCCAGGTGAGAGAGCATGAGGCCTGAGCTGGGCTGGGTGCATGGATGGAAAAAAGGGCAGAGCAGAAAGAGGCAGAGCAGGAAGGACAGAGCCAGGACTGACAGGCTATGAAGGAGGATGAAGAGGGAAGAGGCAAGGACTGCACCTGCATCTGACCCAGTGACTGGTAGACAGTGGAGCCATTCCCAACATGGAGAACCCATGAGAAGGGGTGGGCTTGGGGGGGACACTCTGAGCTCATGTGGGGAGGAGTGAGTGTCTGGGTTCCAAGAAGTGGCTGGAGCCCTGAGCATTGGGCTTTCAGTCTGGAAATGGGGGTCTGGATGTTATTAGCTGTGATGGTGATTGAAGTGTGGGGATTGCTGAAATTTCCTGAGGAGAGGGGAGTAGAGTGAGAAGGGAAGGGGTTTGGGCACCATTTTGTGAAAAGCCTCAAATGCCAGGCAAGAGATTtgggaggagggacttccctggtggtccagtggttaagactccccgctcccaacgcaggggaaccagtttcgatccctggtcaggaaactagatcccgcatgctgcaatgacgATTCCCACAAATAAGACCCTGcgcagcctaattaattaattaaataaaaaattttaaaaagacgtGGGGAGGAAGTATAGGAAGAGCACAGGTCAAGACGGAGTTACCAGGCCCATCAGCAAACAGAGGATGAGGCTTCTCACAGGGTTGATGTGAGGCTGAAAGAGCCAATACAATGGTGTGTGGAAGAGTACCCAGCATATAGTAACTGCTCATaacattttaattctctttctccATGAGAGTAGTGGAATGGTCTAGACTTCTGAAGTTGCACAGATTTGGGTTCCAATTATCCTTCACTAGCGCTGACGACTTGGGGAAATGATTCCTGACTTTCAGAGCCATGTTTCTTTGTAAAATTTGGCCAACTCCCCATAGTTGTAAGGAATAAATACAGTTAGTTATTCATTGTTCAGTATTCCTGAATAACAGGGAAACAGGCCACACCCCACAGCCTAAGGGCCAATTAGGGCGCGGTCCGCCTCGGAAATGCAAATTACGGGAGAGCTTGCCAATCACCAAGCGCCAGCCCCGCCCCCTGTCCTCACGTCGACTCGCCCAGTTCCACTCTCTTCTCTAGACCAATCAGAGCGCAGTCCGTGCGAGCTGCGCCACGGGAGCTAGGTTCAGAAACCTCGCAGTCCAGTTAAGGGAGTGAGTTGCTACGGTCACCACTGAGGGGCGGGGCGGAAGGGCTGGCCGAgcctccagagagagagagagagagagcgcgagaGAGCGAGGGAGAGGCAGATTCTGATTGGCTGCTTCCTTACTTCCTTCACCGGTGGGCCAGGTGTTTCCCCGCCTCAGTCCCGTGCCTCCAGGAGCCTAAagcctttctcctttctcctctcctcccgcCCCGCCCAGGCGCCCCAATGGTCTCCCGGGAGGCGCGCAGttagaaaaccctgaagaaacTGCTGCAGGCTGCTGCAAGAGAGGCGGAAacccttttctgttttttattttattttggggggctgCGGCCCCgtggctttcgggatcttagttccctgaccagggattgaactcgccCCAGCAGTGAacgcgccgagtcctaaccactggatcaccagggagtTCCTGGAAACCCTTTTCTAATAATGTGTTTGGCTTCCAGAAGGGCGTACTTAAGTCTTCTAATGGTGTATCTggtttaatcctcaaaataggtgaggaaaatgaggctggaAGGTTAGAAGCCCTTCCCAATACCACACAAGTAGGTTTAGGGGAACCCGGTTTTGAATGGCAGATGCATCTCCAGAGTCCCCCCACCGCCGCCCCCCCCCAACTTTCCAATGCGCCCAAAGAGAAGTCGGGAAGTGATGCGAGAGCGGAAAAAGAGAAATTCAGAGAAAATGAGAGCCGGGAGAGAGACGGAGacctaaaagaagaaagaaagaaaaaaaagacacgaaggagacaggcagagaaaaaagaaagtgattaagaatggaaggaagagttttaggcagaaagaagagtcgagagaggagacagagattCCCCAGAAGGCCGGGAAGCCATGAGGGTGAAAAAGAAGTATAGAGACTCCAAGAGAGAAGGACAGATACCCAGAGAGCAACAGAGAGCCAGAGAAAGAGGCAGTGACTCAGAGGGGGACAGAGACCTGGGAGGTTACAAAGAACAAGAGAAGGGGACAGagtcaggggtggggtgggagcagaTATGCGAGTGGAGAGGGACAAAGGCACAGAGTGAGAGGAAAGGACAGAGCTGGGGCGGtagtgcagagagagagaggatgagtagagtgggagatgagaaaagagagagggaactGGAGGTAGACGCCAGCGTAGCGGACGCAGGGCCCGCccccgtgcacacacacacacacacacacacacacaccctcccactacacacacacacacgaagcaCAGGAAGGAGGCGCAGTCCCGACGCACAGCAGGGTCTTTATTCAGGTGGGGCGGGCGGGGCGTTCAGGGCGCGTCCAGCACCAGCAGCTTGTGCATGTACGAGTTCAGCCAGTGGCGGCGCTCTAGGGCGGCCAGCAGCCGCGCGCGCTCCCGAAAGGCCGCGTCGTCCGCCAGCGCCAGGCTCCTCCGCGACTGGGGGGTGACCGGACCCGCCCAAGCCCGGCTGGGGGTGTGGAGTCTGCCGGGAGATGGAAAGAGGCGGTTTCCATGTGTCCGGGCCCGCCGCCCGCCAACTGTCCTCCCCGCGGTCTAACTCGAAGCCCTGTTACTGCACCGTCTGTGGAGTGGCTCAGTCTCTGtcccctgtctctctctttctctgtatggGTCTCCGTCTCTGTGTTCACCAGGTTCGGAGCCTCCTGAGTACAGAGACCGAGTCTGATGCACCTGTCCGGCCCCAGCGCCCGGCGCGCGCCTGGCACACACCAAGACCCAGTAAACGTTGCTCAAGGAACAAACCCGTTCCTGCTTCGGCTCCTTTCAAGTCTCTCAAAGCCTTTCTTCTCAGATCCTTGTGTATCTCTTTGTCTTGCTGATTCCCTGTCCACCCCCCATCTCTgtcctctctctgggtctctgttccCCCTTTCTGAGTCTCTGTTCCCCTTTCTCTTTGGGTCTCTTCCCACCTCTCTGAGTCCCCACCCTTCCTGGGAGACCTGGATGTCCTACGTACCTGAAGACCCCCGCGGGAGGCAGGGCGGCTCCTGAGGCGGTGCGGTGGCCCCAGGACAcaagtagcagcagcagcagcagtcgCGCCCGGGGGCTCCTGGGTACCTGGCGGGTCTCCATCACCTgtggagagacaggagagagctCAGTGAGGCCCGCGTCCTGGCCCAGAACAGAACCCCGGCCCCACCATCCACCCCCACTCCCCTGCAGCCCGTTTGCAGGGCCCCCTACCGCGCAGTGGGTTCCGGCAGCGAGGCTGGCAGCCCCCTTATATCGCCTCCACAACCCCCGCAGCGGGCAGTGACGCAGACCAGGGGGCTGGGGGCGCCAGGTCAACCCCCGCCCAGGCTCATTAGGAGCCGCCAGCGATAatgaggagctgggggtgggggccccGCCGCTGCCTTAGCGGCCACCCACTAATTGGGACCAGGAGCTGGGACCTGAAGAGAATtgggagggggagagacagacagacagagaagtGGACACAGGGGGTGTGTCAGAGGGATAAAAATAGAGACCGGCGGAAGGACCATCAGAGCAGAagccagagacacagagagagaaagagagacaggggGAAGCAACAGAAGAGGGACtgatggggagaagcagagaCACAAAGAGATGAAGTAACCATGACAGGGAAGGACAAAGACAGAatgacagagaaaaggaaagagaggaagaaagggagcaacagaggaagaaagaagggaaaaggaaggaagagagaaaagagagggaaagggaccaAGAGAGCCAGCTAGTGATGGAGGAATGAGGGAAAGAGCACGCAGAAAGACAGGAAATGGAAGGACAGCTAGCCTAGACAGAGAAGTCCGGAGATGAATCCAGACAGTgagaaaaccagaaagaaagagtgagaaatgggggggggggggcgggagggggttGGTAAGAGAAAGCAAAGGGTATGtgcggggggaggggcagtgaagGCAGGTATAGTGACAGGCGAAATCAGGAAAGTCTTAGAGACACTGCAAAGAGGGGAAAGAGACAGACAAGGACCCTGAATTCCCTGAGGATGTGTCCAAGCCCTTCCCGGGGAGGAACTTGGGGGTGTTGTGAAGATAAGACCCAATCCCCCTAACACTTGCTCTTAAGAGGGTGCTGTCTACACAATGGAATGGTAGACAAAGGTTGGGAAGTCCCAAAGGGCAGTAGCAATCTGAATCTCTGATTGACAGGACATGGGAACCTAGACTCATAGTTCCCCAGAGAGGAGGGGAACAGAGCCTGGCTCTGGGAAACTGGATTCCTGGATCTGAGGGGAGAGGTCTGAGGGTCCCGACTCCTGGCTCTTGAAGTGGGAGGCTACCCGAGACCTGGATTCTTGGGTTTGGGTGTaggagagggcagagggctgGGACCCCTGGCTTCACAGGGAGGAGAGCTTGGTTGGGCCACATCCCTCCACCAAATGATCCAGTCCCtaactcccttcccctctccagaGACAATTCCCTTATCTCTGTCCCTGTAAAAGTTCAAGCCTGTCGCTAGGCTCCCAGGATCCCCAGGGTGGGGGTCAGGTGCGTCATGTGCACCCCTGAGACCCTACCTCCTGCCGCCCTGCCCAGAGCCATTCTGCAGCATTCACTGATTTCTGCATTCAGCGCTGCTCACCTATTGTTATCTTGGACCCCACTGAGCCGGTAAGAGACCCCAAACCCCAAGTGACCCTGTCCCATTTGGGTGTatgcccaccccacctccacctgaCCACAGACCTAGGCATCTCTGCCCCAGACCAGCCCCTGAGACCTTGAGATCCCAGCTCCATCCTCAATAAACAGAGACCTGAGTCCTGCCCCACGGCTCTCTCCTCCTGAAGGCTGAGGAATCCAGACCCTTATACACCTATCTCTGGAGGACAAAGACTCAGAGTTCCCAATTTCCTTCTAACTCAGGACCAAGAGTTCCAGACACCCATTTCCTTTCTCCCCTGTAATCCAGCCCCCCTCCAAGCTTTGCTCCCTCAAAATTCTAGGCATCTGAACCTTCAAGCCTCTCTTTGCTAAAGAATTAGGAATTTAGACCCACATTTAGGGCCCTCCACCCTCTGGGAGCCAGGAGTCTGAACCCCCAGCAGCCTTCTTGACCAGGATCCAGgagtctccctcctcccccagttaCAGGCATTtaggccccctcctccctcaaatCCAGGCGTTCAGGACCCCAGCCCGCAGGTGTTCCTTCTGAGCCTCCTCTAATGTAAACAACTGTTAAGTCAAG
This region of Balaenoptera acutorostrata chromosome 19, mBalAcu1.1, whole genome shotgun sequence genomic DNA includes:
- the PTH2 gene encoding tuberoinfundibular peptide of 39 residues, which gives rise to METRQVPRSPRARLLLLLLLVSWGHRTASGAALPPAGVFRLHTPSRAWAGPVTPQSRRSLALADDAAFRERARLLAALERRHWLNSYMHKLLVLDAP